In the Caballeronia sp. LZ062 genome, one interval contains:
- a CDS encoding YadA-like family protein has protein sequence MDTITSLSTAVSTATNGGGMKYFHANSVLIDSSATGKNSIAIGGNASATAENSVALATNAVADQANTVSFGNSTDKLRITNIADGIANSDVATVGQLKQSGLYDGGNKATKTAVTFDTDANGNTDYSNITLGGVDGTQIHDVQAGIAPTDLANKAQLDALSSSIQNVTASANPLFAADGDRTTEAAVASGPHATAAGANAHATGMNTAAYGTDSLASGNYATAIGANSQATADNSVALGASSVADRAQTVSVGSAGNERQITNVAAGTQDTDMVNVKQLDDSVAQANSYTDSAVGGMQSQVNSIGRSAYSGIAAATALAMVPNIDQDKKMSVGVGGASYQGYAAAAVALNLRVTQNLVLKAGAGTSRNGTVYSANASYRW, from the coding sequence GTGGACACCATCACGAGCCTGTCGACCGCGGTCAGCACCGCGACGAACGGCGGCGGCATGAAGTACTTCCACGCCAACTCGGTCCTGATCGACTCGTCGGCGACGGGCAAGAACTCCATCGCCATCGGCGGCAATGCTTCCGCAACGGCGGAAAACTCTGTCGCGTTGGCGACGAACGCGGTCGCCGACCAGGCGAACACGGTCTCGTTCGGCAACAGCACGGACAAGCTGCGGATCACCAATATTGCTGACGGTATCGCCAACAGTGACGTTGCCACGGTCGGCCAGTTGAAGCAGTCCGGTCTGTACGACGGTGGCAACAAGGCCACGAAAACTGCGGTCACGTTCGACACCGACGCCAACGGCAACACCGACTACAGCAACATCACGCTCGGTGGCGTCGACGGCACGCAGATTCATGACGTGCAGGCGGGCATCGCGCCGACGGATCTGGCCAACAAGGCCCAGTTGGACGCGCTGTCAAGTTCGATCCAGAACGTGACGGCGAGCGCCAATCCGTTGTTCGCAGCTGACGGCGACCGGACGACGGAAGCGGCAGTCGCGAGCGGCCCGCACGCAACGGCGGCCGGTGCGAACGCCCACGCAACCGGCATGAACACCGCCGCCTATGGCACGGACTCGCTCGCAAGCGGCAACTACGCCACTGCGATCGGCGCGAACAGCCAGGCGACGGCGGACAACTCCGTTGCTCTGGGTGCGAGCTCGGTGGCGGATCGTGCGCAGACGGTATCGGTGGGTTCGGCTGGAAACGAACGTCAGATCACGAACGTGGCTGCGGGCACGCAAGACACGGACATGGTCAACGTCAAGCAGTTGGACGATTCGGTGGCGCAAGCCAACAGCTATACCGACAGTGCTGTCGGTGGCATGCAGAGCCAGGTGAACAGCATCGGTCGTAGCGCCTACTCGGGCATCGCTGCCGCCACGGCGTTGGCGATGGTTCCGAACATCGATCAGGACAAGAAGATGTCCGTCGGTGTGGGCGGTGCGTCGTACCAAGGCTATGCGGCCGCGGCCGTCGCGCTGAACCTGCGTGTCACGCAGAACCTGGTGCTGAAGGCGGGTGCGGGTACGAGCCGTAACGGCACGGTGTACTCCGCCAACGCCTCGTATCGCTGGTAA
- a CDS encoding GntP family permease, which yields MPAVHGSMLLLYAVIAIAVLILMIARYKVYPFLVLMIVSVLLALAVGMPMDKIVKSFETGNGNTLGHIAVVVGLGTMLGKMMAESGGAERIANTLINLFGEKNIHWAMMVVAIIVGLPVFFEVGFVLLIPIAFNVARRTGKSLLLIGLPMVAGLSVVHGLIPPHPAALLAVQAYHADIGKTIAYGLIVGVPTAIVAGPLFALLIHKYVKLPDANALADQFTQKHGDTEKKRDLPSFGITLFTILLPVILMLVGSWADLIFAPKTLPNNLLRFIGQSDMALLIAVLVSFWTFGAKQGFNRDQIQKFCGECLAPIAGITLIVGAGGGFGQVLRDSGISQQIVSTASSANLSPLLLGWFVAALIRLATGSATVAMTTACGIVAPVAAAAGGHVSPELLVLATGSGSLIFSHVNDGGFWLIKEYFGMTVGQTFKTWSLLETIISLMGLGLTLALATVV from the coding sequence ATGCCAGCCGTCCACGGGAGCATGCTGCTGCTCTACGCGGTGATTGCGATCGCGGTTCTGATCCTGATGATCGCCCGCTACAAGGTCTACCCGTTCCTCGTGCTCATGATCGTGTCGGTGTTGCTGGCCCTCGCGGTCGGGATGCCGATGGACAAGATCGTGAAGTCGTTCGAAACGGGCAACGGGAACACGCTCGGCCATATTGCGGTCGTCGTCGGTCTGGGCACGATGCTCGGCAAGATGATGGCCGAATCGGGCGGCGCCGAGCGCATCGCGAATACGCTGATCAATCTGTTCGGCGAGAAGAACATTCACTGGGCGATGATGGTCGTCGCGATCATCGTCGGCTTGCCGGTGTTCTTCGAGGTCGGTTTCGTGCTGCTGATTCCGATTGCGTTCAACGTCGCGAGGCGCACCGGCAAGTCGCTGCTGCTGATCGGCCTGCCGATGGTCGCAGGGCTTTCTGTCGTGCATGGTCTCATTCCGCCGCACCCGGCCGCGCTGCTCGCCGTGCAGGCGTATCACGCGGATATCGGCAAGACCATCGCTTACGGTCTGATCGTCGGCGTGCCGACGGCGATCGTCGCGGGTCCGCTCTTCGCGCTGCTGATCCACAAGTACGTCAAGCTGCCGGATGCCAACGCGCTTGCTGATCAGTTCACGCAAAAGCATGGCGACACCGAGAAGAAGCGCGATCTGCCGAGCTTCGGCATCACGCTGTTCACCATCTTGCTGCCGGTTATTCTGATGCTGGTCGGGAGCTGGGCGGATCTGATCTTCGCGCCGAAGACCTTGCCGAACAATTTGCTGCGCTTTATCGGCCAGTCGGATATGGCGCTCTTGATTGCCGTGCTGGTCAGCTTCTGGACCTTCGGCGCGAAGCAGGGCTTCAACCGCGACCAGATTCAGAAGTTTTGCGGCGAGTGTCTTGCGCCGATCGCGGGTATCACGTTGATCGTGGGGGCGGGCGGCGGTTTCGGCCAGGTTCTGCGCGATAGCGGCATTTCGCAGCAGATCGTCTCGACAGCGTCGTCGGCAAACTTGTCGCCGCTGTTGCTCGGCTGGTTCGTCGCTGCGCTCATTCGTCTCGCGACGGGTTCGGCCACGGTCGCCATGACGACCGCGTGCGGCATCGTCGCGCCGGTCGCAGCCGCGGCGGGCGGTCACGTCAGCCCGGAACTGCTGGTGCTGGCGACGGGCTCCGGCTCGCTGATCTTCTCGCATGTGAACGATGGCGGCTTCTGGCTGATCAAAGAGTATTTCGGGATGACGGTCGGACAGACGTTCAAGACCTGGTCGTTGCTCGAAACCATCATTTCCCTGATGGGACTCGGTTTGACCCTCGCACTCGCGACGGTCGTGTAA
- a CDS encoding gluconokinase codes for MILIAMGVSGAGKTRIGELLAERLHCAFTDGDAFHSAANKEKMHHGIPLTDEDRWPWLKTIRAAIEEKQRAGETAVFTCSSLKRSYRDVLRDGDKDVCFVYLHGTFETLQERLQTRTGHFFDPSLLTSQLNTLEEPGEDEAIIESIEKTPEQIVDDVIEKLKTR; via the coding sequence ATGATTCTCATCGCGATGGGCGTGTCGGGCGCCGGCAAAACCCGAATCGGCGAACTGCTGGCGGAGCGCCTGCACTGTGCGTTCACGGACGGCGACGCGTTCCACAGCGCCGCCAACAAAGAGAAGATGCACCACGGCATCCCTCTGACCGACGAGGACCGCTGGCCCTGGCTCAAGACCATACGCGCGGCGATCGAAGAGAAGCAGCGCGCGGGCGAAACGGCGGTTTTCACGTGCTCGTCGCTCAAGCGCTCGTACCGCGATGTGCTGCGCGACGGCGACAAGGACGTGTGCTTCGTCTATCTGCACGGCACTTTTGAGACGCTGCAGGAGCGTCTGCAAACGCGCACCGGGCATTTCTTCGATCCGTCGCTGCTGACGAGCCAGCTCAATACGCTCGAAGAACCGGGCGAGGACGAGGCGATCATCGAGAGCATTGAGAAGACGCCCGAACAGATCGTCGATGACGTAATCGAGAAGCTGAAGACGCGCTGA
- the purB gene encoding adenylosuccinate lyase: MSDTRPDTLFALTALSPLDGRYAAKTEALRDWLSEAAFMRHRVTVEIHWLIALSRAGFAEVPRFSDAAEQFLLGLVSRFTAHDAARIKDIERVTNHDVKAVEYWLKESVKGQPELERASEFIHFACTSEDINNTSHGLMLAGAREHVILPALRSVHERLVKLAHTHAEQPMLSRTHGQPASPTTLGKEIANVAARLSRAIERIAHVPLLGKMNGAVGNYNAHLSAYPEFDWEAFSKDVVENRLKLTFNPYTIQIEPHDYMAELFDAVARANTILLDLDRDVWGYISLGYFKQRTKAGEIGSSTMPHKVNPIDFENSEGNLGLANATLRHLADKLPISRWQRDLTDSTVLRNIGVAFGYSLLAYDALIRGLDKLEVNAARLNEDLDNCWEVLAEPVQTVMRRFGIENPYEQLKELTRGKGITREALQAFIGGLAIPADAKQLLLDMTPASYIGKAAELAKRIA; encoded by the coding sequence ATGTCCGATACCCGCCCCGATACTCTCTTTGCGCTCACCGCGCTCTCGCCGCTCGACGGCCGCTACGCCGCCAAAACGGAAGCCCTGCGCGACTGGCTCTCCGAAGCGGCGTTCATGCGCCATCGCGTGACGGTCGAGATTCACTGGCTGATCGCGCTCTCGCGTGCGGGTTTCGCCGAAGTGCCGCGCTTTTCCGACGCCGCCGAGCAGTTTCTGCTGGGTCTCGTCAGCCGCTTCACCGCGCACGACGCGGCGCGCATCAAGGATATCGAGCGCGTCACGAATCATGACGTGAAGGCGGTCGAGTACTGGCTCAAGGAGTCGGTCAAGGGCCAGCCCGAACTGGAGCGCGCAAGCGAGTTCATCCATTTCGCGTGCACGTCGGAAGACATTAACAACACGTCGCACGGGCTGATGCTGGCCGGCGCCCGCGAGCACGTGATCCTGCCCGCGCTGCGTTCGGTGCATGAGCGCCTCGTCAAGCTCGCGCACACGCACGCCGAACAGCCGATGCTCTCGCGCACGCACGGCCAGCCCGCCAGCCCGACGACGCTCGGCAAGGAAATCGCCAACGTCGCGGCGCGCTTGTCGCGTGCAATCGAGCGAATCGCGCACGTGCCGCTGCTCGGCAAGATGAACGGTGCAGTTGGCAACTACAACGCGCATCTTTCGGCGTATCCGGAGTTCGACTGGGAAGCGTTTTCGAAGGATGTCGTCGAAAACCGGCTGAAGCTCACGTTCAATCCGTACACGATCCAGATCGAGCCGCACGATTACATGGCCGAACTGTTCGACGCCGTCGCGCGTGCGAATACGATTCTGCTGGACCTCGACCGCGACGTCTGGGGCTACATCTCGCTCGGCTACTTCAAGCAGCGCACGAAGGCGGGCGAAATCGGTTCGTCGACGATGCCGCACAAGGTCAATCCGATCGACTTCGAGAACTCCGAAGGCAACCTCGGTCTCGCGAACGCGACGCTGCGCCACCTCGCGGACAAACTTCCGATTTCCCGCTGGCAGCGCGATCTGACCGATTCGACGGTGCTGCGCAATATCGGCGTGGCGTTCGGCTATTCGCTGCTTGCGTATGACGCGCTGATCCGCGGCCTCGACAAACTGGAAGTGAACGCGGCGCGTCTGAACGAAGACCTCGACAACTGCTGGGAAGTGCTCGCGGAGCCGGTGCAAACTGTGATGCGCCGTTTCGGCATCGAAAATCCGTACGAGCAATTGAAGGAACTGACGCGCGGCAAAGGCATCACGCGCGAGGCGCTGCAAGCGTTTATCGGCGGCCTCGCCATTCCCGCCGACGCGAAGCAACTGCTGCTCGACATGACGCCGGCGTCGTATATCGGCAAGGCGGCGGAACTGGCAAAGCGCATCGCGTAA
- the murU gene encoding N-acetylmuramate alpha-1-phosphate uridylyltransferase MurU — MTQHLKTAMIFAAGRGERMRPLTDTCPKPLLEAGGKPLIVWQIERLAAAGVETIVINHAWLGAQIESALGDGSRWGVELRFSPEREALETAGGIAQALPLIGEGVFIAVSGDVFCDFDYATLRERADELARSEQPGLHLVMTPNPPFHPNGDFALIDGKLALDGSPRYTFGNIGLYDTRMFRDLAPGTRRALTPYYRETITQGRASGELYEGRWENVGTPEQLRSLDKELRAR, encoded by the coding sequence ATGACCCAACACCTGAAGACGGCGATGATTTTCGCCGCCGGCCGCGGCGAGCGCATGCGCCCGCTCACCGACACGTGCCCGAAGCCGCTGCTCGAAGCGGGCGGCAAGCCGCTCATCGTCTGGCAGATCGAACGGCTCGCGGCGGCGGGCGTCGAGACGATTGTGATCAATCACGCGTGGCTCGGCGCGCAGATCGAAAGCGCGCTCGGCGACGGCTCGCGCTGGGGCGTCGAGTTGCGCTTCTCGCCGGAGCGCGAGGCGCTCGAAACGGCGGGCGGTATTGCGCAGGCGTTGCCGCTGATCGGCGAAGGCGTGTTCATCGCGGTGAGCGGCGACGTGTTCTGCGATTTCGACTACGCGACGCTGCGGGAACGCGCCGACGAACTCGCGCGCAGCGAACAGCCCGGCCTGCATCTCGTGATGACGCCCAATCCGCCATTTCATCCGAACGGCGACTTTGCGCTGATCGACGGCAAGCTCGCGCTCGATGGCTCTCCGCGCTACACGTTCGGCAACATCGGTCTCTACGACACGCGCATGTTCCGCGATCTCGCGCCCGGCACGCGTCGCGCGCTGACGCCCTACTATCGCGAAACCATCACGCAGGGACGCGCGAGCGGCGAACTCTACGAGGGCCGCTGGGAGAACGTCGGCACGCCGGAACAGCTGCGGTCGCTCGACAAGGAACTTCGCGCACGCTGA
- a CDS encoding phosphotransferase — translation MTHIPADTRFEQLRSWLQTFADTYRLNLESLAPASADASFRRYFRLDSDSEHGKTLIAVDAPPPEKCREFVQVASLLEAANVHVPKILQADFDAGFMLVTDLGTTTYMSVLDEKNARPLMRAAIDSLIRFQRTAREGVLPPFDEAFLRREMELMPEWFIGRHLGREVTADERKTLDDTFTLLAQSALAQPQTFMLRDFMPRNLMVSEPNPGVLDFQDAVYGPITYDMASLMRDAFISWDEEFQLDCIAYYWERAKKAGLDVDLDFGEFYRQLEWMGLQRHIKVLGLFVRIHYRDGKSQYLADLPRFIGYARAVAERYAPLWPFARLLDSLEGRAVEVGYTF, via the coding sequence ATGACGCACATTCCCGCCGACACCCGCTTCGAGCAACTCCGTTCCTGGCTTCAGACCTTCGCCGATACGTATCGGCTGAATCTCGAGAGCCTCGCCCCCGCCTCCGCCGACGCCAGTTTTCGCCGCTATTTCCGTCTCGATAGCGATTCGGAGCATGGCAAGACGCTGATCGCCGTCGACGCTCCGCCGCCGGAAAAATGCCGCGAGTTCGTGCAGGTCGCGAGCCTGCTGGAGGCGGCGAACGTGCACGTGCCCAAAATCCTGCAAGCGGATTTCGACGCGGGCTTCATGCTCGTCACCGATCTCGGCACGACCACGTATATGTCCGTGCTCGACGAGAAGAACGCGCGGCCTTTGATGCGCGCGGCCATCGACAGCTTGATCCGCTTTCAGCGCACAGCGCGAGAAGGCGTGCTTCCGCCGTTCGACGAGGCATTCCTGCGCCGCGAGATGGAGTTGATGCCGGAGTGGTTCATCGGCCGCCATCTGGGCCGCGAAGTGACCGCGGACGAACGCAAGACGCTCGACGACACCTTTACGCTGCTCGCACAAAGCGCGCTCGCGCAGCCGCAAACCTTCATGCTGCGCGATTTCATGCCGCGCAACCTGATGGTGAGTGAGCCGAATCCTGGCGTGCTGGACTTTCAGGACGCGGTGTACGGGCCGATCACGTATGACATGGCCTCGCTCATGCGCGACGCGTTCATTAGCTGGGACGAGGAATTTCAGCTCGATTGCATCGCGTATTACTGGGAACGAGCGAAGAAGGCGGGACTGGACGTCGATCTCGACTTCGGCGAGTTCTACCGTCAGCTCGAATGGATGGGCCTGCAACGGCACATCAAGGTGCTCGGTCTTTTCGTGCGCATTCATTATCGCGACGGCAAGTCACAGTATTTGGCGGATTTGCCGCGTTTCATCGGCTATGCGCGCGCGGTCGCGGAGCGTTATGCGCCGCTGTGGCCGTTCGCGCGCCTGCTCGATTCGCTCGAAGGCCGCGCCGTCGAAGTCGGTTACACGTTCTGA
- a CDS encoding LPS-assembly protein LptD: MPPRQFPASKIQGDAQPRRRRLVAALLSVPGLMPALAHAQLVGPAADAQPVDGPGSLRLAPQLLERPLKSGQQPTTFLLGDKATGTSDEDMAAKGSAEVRRTVTVIKADALHYDQDTDMADAFGHVRLINNGVSFVGPEAHLKLDSNEGFMTNPKYHFNLTGGSGSAERIDLIDNERARVDHGTYTACQCDTNPAWYIKGSSFDFDTGSEEGIAHNGVLFFQGVPVFASPWLSFPLTGDRRSGLLPPTFSLSSTTGFEATIPYYFNIAPNRDLTVTPRIMSRRGVLGEANFRYLSPTYSGSLTVDYLPNDRETHTNRYAIFWKHQQNFGGGFGGYVNYNKVSDDQYPEDLGNASNQFLNGTQLLYQQEAGLTYNNGPWSVLAREQRWQTLQPSIPPYAREPQLNVQYNKYNVGGFDYGAEADFTRFTITQEGATDGQRMYFNPYLSYGINAPGYFFTPKIQWHFASYDLSHIATVPIPGQPATPAGQPKNFTESIPTVSLDTGLVFDRSVRLFGQDYIQTLEPRLYYVYTPYRNQNFAPIFDTAEADFGLAEIYTPNTFVGNDRIADANRLTAGLTTRFINPATGDERARFVIAQQYYFTSQRVTISEDQPINEAKHSDLIAGAAIKLGAGFASETAFQYNVDNNQLVRASVGFAFSPADRKVINVGYRYTRSNQTTLVDEPINQLLVSGEWPLTNRLYAVARVNYDLASHRLVDGLVGFQYDADCWALGFGAQRYANGVNTSGQPSSGTRVLAQITFKGLSKVDNGLVSAFRASVQGYQPPPPSAPPLARFSDYE; encoded by the coding sequence ATGCCGCCACGACAGTTTCCCGCATCGAAGATTCAAGGCGACGCTCAGCCGCGCCGGCGGCGGCTCGTCGCCGCGCTGCTTTCCGTGCCGGGCCTCATGCCCGCTCTCGCCCATGCGCAGCTCGTCGGTCCGGCCGCGGACGCGCAGCCGGTGGACGGCCCCGGCAGCCTGCGTCTCGCGCCGCAGTTGCTCGAACGTCCGCTGAAAAGCGGTCAGCAGCCGACGACCTTCCTGCTCGGCGACAAGGCCACCGGCACGTCCGACGAGGACATGGCGGCGAAAGGTTCGGCCGAAGTGCGCCGCACGGTCACGGTCATCAAGGCCGACGCGCTGCATTACGACCAGGACACGGACATGGCCGACGCTTTCGGTCATGTCAGGCTTATTAACAACGGCGTGTCGTTCGTCGGCCCGGAAGCGCACCTGAAGTTGGATTCGAACGAAGGGTTCATGACGAACCCGAAGTACCACTTCAATCTGACGGGCGGCTCGGGTAGCGCGGAGCGCATCGACCTGATCGACAACGAGCGCGCGCGTGTCGATCACGGCACGTACACCGCGTGCCAGTGCGACACGAATCCGGCGTGGTACATCAAGGGCTCGTCGTTCGATTTCGATACCGGCTCGGAAGAGGGCATCGCGCATAACGGCGTGCTGTTCTTTCAGGGCGTGCCCGTGTTCGCGAGCCCGTGGCTCTCGTTCCCGCTCACGGGCGACCGCCGCAGCGGCCTGTTGCCGCCGACGTTCTCGCTCAGTTCGACGACGGGCTTCGAAGCGACGATCCCGTACTATTTCAACATCGCGCCTAATCGCGATCTGACCGTCACGCCGCGGATCATGTCGCGGCGCGGCGTGCTCGGCGAAGCGAATTTCCGCTATCTGTCGCCGACGTATTCGGGCTCGCTCACGGTCGATTATTTGCCGAACGACCGCGAAACGCACACGAACCGCTATGCGATCTTTTGGAAGCACCAGCAGAACTTCGGCGGCGGCTTCGGCGGCTACGTCAATTACAACAAGGTTTCGGACGATCAGTATCCGGAAGACTTAGGCAACGCGTCCAATCAGTTCCTGAACGGCACGCAACTGCTGTATCAGCAGGAAGCCGGGCTGACGTACAACAACGGGCCGTGGTCCGTGCTCGCCCGCGAGCAACGCTGGCAGACGCTGCAGCCGTCCATTCCGCCGTACGCACGCGAGCCGCAGCTGAACGTGCAGTACAACAAGTACAACGTCGGCGGATTCGATTACGGCGCGGAAGCGGACTTCACGCGCTTCACGATCACGCAGGAAGGCGCGACCGACGGTCAGCGCATGTACTTCAACCCGTACCTGAGTTACGGGATCAACGCGCCGGGCTATTTCTTCACGCCGAAGATTCAATGGCACTTCGCGTCGTACGACCTGAGCCATATCGCGACCGTTCCGATTCCGGGCCAGCCGGCGACGCCCGCCGGGCAGCCGAAGAATTTCACGGAGTCGATTCCCACGGTCAGTCTCGATACGGGGCTTGTGTTCGACCGTTCAGTAAGGCTCTTCGGGCAGGATTACATTCAGACGCTGGAGCCGCGGCTCTATTACGTCTACACGCCGTATCGCAACCAGAATTTCGCACCGATCTTCGATACCGCCGAAGCGGACTTCGGGCTCGCCGAGATCTACACGCCGAACACGTTCGTCGGCAACGACCGCATTGCGGATGCGAACCGCCTGACCGCCGGCCTGACCACGCGTTTCATCAATCCCGCGACGGGCGATGAACGCGCGCGTTTCGTGATCGCGCAGCAGTACTATTTCACGAGCCAGCGCGTCACGATCAGCGAGGACCAGCCGATCAACGAGGCCAAGCACTCGGACCTGATCGCCGGCGCGGCAATCAAGCTGGGCGCTGGCTTCGCTTCGGAAACGGCGTTCCAATATAATGTCGACAATAACCAGCTCGTGCGTGCGAGCGTCGGCTTCGCGTTCAGTCCGGCGGACCGCAAGGTCATCAACGTCGGCTACCGGTACACGCGCTCGAACCAGACCACGCTCGTCGACGAGCCGATCAACCAATTGCTGGTGTCCGGCGAATGGCCGCTCACGAACCGTCTCTATGCCGTCGCACGTGTCAATTATGATCTCGCGAGCCACCGGCTCGTCGACGGCCTCGTGGGCTTCCAGTACGATGCCGACTGCTGGGCGCTCGGCTTCGGTGCGCAGCGTTACGCCAACGGCGTGAACACGAGCGGCCAGCCTTCGTCGGGTACGCGCGTGCTCGCTCAGATCACGTTCAAGGGCTTGTCGAAGGTCGACAACGGTCTCGTCAGCGCGTTCCGCGCAAGCGTTCAGGGCTATCAGCCGCCGCCGCCGTCCGCGCCGCCGCTCGCTCGCTTCAGCGACTACGAATGA
- a CDS encoding peptidylprolyl isomerase, producing MANMKLFRSTAIAAGALTAALMVSSPAGAQALSNPNVQVADSVVAVVNDGVITQRELEERTNLIVQRLKQQNAPVPPMEQMRRQVLDQMVLERIQLQKAKDDGIVIDDAAVNRTLQRLAQQNQMTLDVYRSRIEAQGVPWATFVRDARTELTLSKLREKEVDSKITVSDGEVANYIASQRGPGARNASDLHLQHIMFKLASNAPDSEVAAVQAKADAVLKQAQAGEDFSKLAKQNSQDTDASKGGDLGFRTQGTLPAGIVSAVSGLRPGQVVPTLLRTDGGFEIVKLVDRRASEGTAADAPKLVQTHVRHILLRVSDGMSEASARQKLLDIKQQVAAGGDFANFARTYSQDGSASQGGDLGWISPGETVPEFERAMNNLQDGAVSDPVRSEYGYHLIQVLGRRDAEGSATQQLDIARQAIGQRKAEQAYSDWLRELRDTAYVQYKGIAAQEAQQ from the coding sequence GTGGCAAACATGAAACTGTTTCGATCGACGGCGATTGCCGCGGGCGCGCTGACAGCGGCGCTGATGGTGAGTTCGCCGGCCGGTGCGCAGGCGTTGTCGAACCCGAATGTGCAGGTGGCGGATTCCGTCGTCGCGGTGGTGAACGACGGCGTCATCACGCAGCGCGAGCTGGAAGAGCGCACGAACCTGATCGTGCAGCGGCTCAAGCAGCAGAACGCGCCCGTGCCGCCCATGGAACAGATGCGCCGGCAGGTGCTCGACCAGATGGTGCTCGAACGCATCCAGTTGCAGAAGGCGAAGGACGACGGCATCGTGATCGACGACGCCGCCGTCAATCGCACGCTGCAACGCCTCGCGCAGCAAAACCAGATGACGCTCGACGTTTACCGCTCGCGCATCGAGGCCCAAGGCGTGCCCTGGGCTACGTTCGTGCGCGACGCGCGCACCGAACTCACGCTCTCGAAGCTGCGCGAAAAGGAAGTCGACAGCAAGATCACCGTGTCCGATGGCGAAGTCGCGAACTACATCGCGAGCCAGCGCGGGCCGGGCGCGCGCAACGCGAGCGACCTGCATCTGCAGCACATCATGTTCAAGCTCGCGTCGAATGCGCCGGATTCCGAAGTCGCCGCCGTGCAGGCCAAGGCCGACGCCGTGCTGAAGCAGGCGCAGGCCGGCGAAGATTTCTCGAAGCTCGCCAAGCAGAACTCGCAGGACACCGACGCCAGCAAGGGCGGCGACCTCGGCTTCCGCACGCAGGGCACGCTGCCGGCGGGCATCGTCTCGGCGGTGTCGGGGCTGCGTCCGGGCCAGGTCGTGCCGACGCTCTTGCGTACCGACGGCGGCTTCGAAATCGTGAAGCTGGTCGATCGTCGCGCGAGCGAAGGCACGGCGGCCGATGCGCCGAAGCTCGTGCAGACGCACGTGCGCCACATTCTGCTGCGCGTGTCGGACGGCATGTCGGAAGCCAGCGCGCGCCAGAAGCTCCTCGATATCAAGCAGCAAGTGGCCGCAGGCGGCGACTTTGCCAACTTCGCGCGCACGTATTCGCAGGACGGCTCGGCCTCGCAAGGCGGCGACCTCGGCTGGATCAGCCCGGGCGAGACCGTGCCCGAATTCGAGCGCGCCATGAACAACTTGCAGGACGGCGCGGTCAGCGACCCGGTGCGCAGCGAATACGGCTATCACCTGATTCAGGTGCTCGGCCGCCGCGACGCGGAAGGGTCCGCCACGCAGCAACTCGATATCGCGCGTCAGGCAATCGGCCAGCGCAAGGCCGAGCAGGCGTACTCCGACTGGCTGCGCGAACTGCGCGACACGGCATACGTGCAGTACAAGGGTATCGCTGCGCAAGAGGCGCAGCAGTAA
- the pdxA gene encoding 4-hydroxythreonine-4-phosphate dehydrogenase PdxA, which translates to MSTAAHPDRPLSVAITTGEPAGVGPELTAAALGQAHARWPSVRFTVLGDRALLEARAGAAWPSNGDLIEIEHHALAAPAEAGKLNAANGRYVLGLLDAAIDGAVAGRFDAIVTAPLQKSTINDAGVPFTGHTEYLAERTHTPRVVMMLAGTGERPLRVALATTHLPLKDVSAALTIDGIVETLRIIHHDLCAHFGLAVPRILVTGLNPHAGENGYLGREEIDVIAPALERARALGIDAPGPYPADTLFQPRYLKDADCVLAMFHDQGLPVLKYATFGEGINVTLGLPIIRTSVDHGTALDLAGTGRADPGSMIAAIDAAVTMACHKRSA; encoded by the coding sequence ATGAGCACCGCTGCGCATCCGGACCGGCCGCTTTCCGTCGCCATCACGACGGGCGAACCGGCTGGCGTCGGTCCGGAGTTGACCGCTGCGGCGCTCGGTCAGGCACACGCGCGCTGGCCGTCGGTGCGCTTCACCGTGCTCGGCGACCGCGCGTTGCTCGAAGCACGAGCGGGCGCTGCCTGGCCTTCGAACGGCGATCTCATCGAAATCGAGCATCACGCGCTCGCGGCGCCGGCCGAGGCGGGCAAGCTGAACGCGGCGAACGGGCGCTATGTGCTCGGTCTGCTCGATGCCGCCATCGACGGCGCGGTGGCGGGCCGTTTCGACGCCATCGTCACCGCGCCGCTGCAAAAGAGCACGATCAACGATGCCGGCGTTCCCTTCACCGGCCACACCGAATATCTGGCGGAACGCACGCACACGCCGCGCGTCGTGATGATGCTGGCGGGCACGGGCGAGCGCCCGTTGCGCGTCGCGCTCGCGACCACGCATTTGCCGCTCAAGGACGTATCCGCTGCGCTCACCATCGACGGCATCGTCGAGACATTGCGCATCATCCATCACGACCTGTGCGCGCATTTCGGCCTCGCCGTGCCGCGCATTCTCGTGACGGGCCTCAATCCACACGCGGGCGAAAACGGCTATCTGGGCCGCGAGGAAATCGATGTGATAGCGCCCGCGCTCGAACGCGCGCGTGCGCTCGGCATCGACGCGCCGGGGCCGTATCCCGCCGACACGCTGTTCCAGCCGCGCTATCTGAAAGACGCCGATTGCGTGCTCGCCATGTTCCACGACCAGGGCCTGCCCGTGCTGAAGTACGCGACGTTCGGCGAGGGCATCAACGTGACGCTCGGCCTGCCGATCATTCGCACGTCCGTCGATCACGGCACGGCGCTCGATCTCGCGGGCACCGGCCGCGCGGACCCCGGCAGCATGATCGCCGCCATCGACGCCGCCGTGACCATGGCGTGCCACAAACGCAGCGCCTGA